In one window of Canis lupus baileyi chromosome 10, mCanLup2.hap1, whole genome shotgun sequence DNA:
- the DMRTA1 gene encoding doublesex- and mab-3-related transcription factor A1: protein MEPSPCGRGDRGGSGRAHLAPGLLAAAPAPAPAPPSPSPAVPLPPAIPLPPTFLRPPSLFLRAAAAATAGGGCAAAPGLERAVGAAGCGYPRTPKCARCRNHGVVSALKGHKRFCRWRDCACAKCTLIAERQRVMAAQVALRRQQAQEESEARGLQRLLCPGPCGPAGRAAGGGGRAEEAGAPSGPAAGAGAGAGTGTGTGTPLGLGASRQAGLAAAALQVGRPDDTEPKQELKESKCDSCQNGQQEPVSKSHQRSLGSSPKSNGVIGKQNIRPSISESSNKEDIIQPLHPGELSGGEESPRSLSSSDLESGNESEWAKDFTATRASLSTLSSRPRDPLDILTRIFPSYRRSRLEGILRFCKGDVVQAIEQVLNGREHQPDTRDLANSGELENTAFQRASNFSLGGIGFGTLGNKSAFSPLQTASASYGGDSGVYSLNPRLGINPLRLAYSSPGRGLSGFMSPYLTPGLVPALPFRPALDYAFSGMIRESSYLPSKDSVTGGRLYSRPNQDNL, encoded by the exons ATGGAGCCGTCGCCGTGTGGCCGCGGGGACCGCGGCGGCAGCGGCCGAGCCCACTTGGCCCCGGGGCTGCTGGcggccgcgcccgcgcccgcgcccgcgcccccgtcTCCGTCTCCGGCGGTGCCGCTCCCCCCGGCCATCCCGCTGCCCCCGACGTTCCTGCGGCCCCCCAGCCTGTTCCTGCGGGCAGCCGCGGCCGCCACGGCGGGCGGGGGCTGCGCGGCGGCCCCGGGGCTGGAGAGGGCCGTGGGCGCGGCGGGCTGCGGCTACCCGCGGACGCCCAAGTGCGCGCGCTGCCGCAACCACGGCGTCGTGTCGGCGCTCAAGGGCCACAAGCGCTTCTGCCGCTGGCGGGACTGCGCGTGTGCCAAGTGCACCCTGATAGCCGAGCGCCAGCGCGTCATGGCCGCACAGGTGGCGCTGCGCCGGCAGCAGGCGCAGGAGGAGAGCGAGGCCCGGGGGCTGCAGCGGCTGCTGTGCCCGGGACCCTGCGGCCCGGCGGGTCGGGCGGCCGGAGGCGGCGGCAGAGCCGAGGAGGCCGGGGCCCCGAGCGGCcctgcggcgggggcgggggcgggggcgggcacggggacggggacggggacgccgCTGGGACTCGGTGCCTCGAGGCAGGCGGGTCTGGCGGCCGCTGCTCTCCAGGTGGGCCGGCCGGATGACACGGAGCCCAAACAAG aactAAAAGAGAGTAAATGTGACTCATGCCAGAATGGACAACAAGAGCCAGTCTCTAAATCCCATCAGCGTTCTCTGGGATCATCTCCTAAGTCTAATGGGGTCAttggaaaacaaaacatcagGCCATCTATTTCAGAAAGCTCAAACAAGGAAGATATTATTCAGCCTCTTCACCCCGGGGAGCTATCAGGAGGGGAAGAGAGTCCCAGGTCCCTGTCATCATCTGATCTGGAATCAGGAAATGAAAGTGAGTGGGCCAAAGACTTCACTGCTACCAGAGCCAGCCTTTCCACGCTGTCCTCAAGACCAAGAGACCCTCTTGATATTCTAACCAGGATTTTCCCAAGTTATAGGCGTAGCCGGCTAGAAGGCATTTTACGCTTCTGCAAAGGAGATGTGGTTCAAGCCATTGAACAGGTCCTAAATGGGAGAGAACATCAACCAGACACCAGGGACTTAGCAAACTCAGGAGAATTGGAAAATACAGCTTTTCAGAGAGCTTCAAACTTTAGTTTAGGTGGAATTGGTTTCGGAACTCTGGGGAATAAATCagctttctctcctcttcaaaCTGCTTCTGCTTCTTATGGAGGTGATTCAGGTGTCTACAGCTTAAATCCTAGACTAGGTATCAATCCATTACGCCTGGCATATTCCTctccaggaagagggctctctgGTTTTATGTCTCCTTACCTAACTCCGGGGTTGGTACCAGCATTGCCTTTTCGGCCTGCTTTGGATTATGCCTTTTCAGGAATGATTAGGGAGTCTTCCTACCTTCCCAGCAAAGACTCAGTAACTGGTGGCAGATTGTATTCCAGGCCAAATCAGGACAATCTGTAA